In Mycobacterium sp. ITM-2016-00317, the genomic window GGCGCCGCGATGGCGCCGTACTCCTTGGGGCCGAGCAGGTTTCGGGCCCTGATCACCGGATCCTGCAGCGCCATGATGTCGCGCATCGCGTCGACGAATCCCGGCTGCCGGTACACCCGCTGCCGACTGGCCACGATGTCGTCGTAGTCCTTGGTCTTGTCGGCCATCAGCCATTTGATCCGGGCCTGCACGGTCTCCCAGGTCGGGTTCTCCGCAGCGGCCATCGACAACGTGATGATGCGCTGCATCACCTCCGGATCGGCCTGCGAACCGCCCGCGGTGTTGAGCACCAGGTGGTCCACCTTCTCGGGCCTGTCGGCGGCGAACCGCGCGGCCACCCAACCGCCCAGCGATTCCCCGCTGATGTGGGCCCGGGGCGCGTCGACGGCGTCCAGGAACGCGGCCAGATGGTCGACGTAGTGCGGTATTTCGAGTGGGTGGCCGGGCTTGTCGGTGTAGCCATGGCCGAGCATGTCGATCGACCAGGTCGAGAAGTGCTCGGCGTGTGCCTCCAGGTTGCGCACGTAGGCCTCGGCGTGACCGCCGGACCCGTGCAGGAACACCAGCGCGGGCTTGGCGGGGTCACCGGCGTGCAGGTAACGGGTACGGACGCCGCCTGCGTCGAGGTACCCCTGGGAGAACGGCACGCCCTGCAGGTCGCTCCACACGCTCTCGTAGTCCGCCACCCCGCACTCCTTCCGTGCCGCGCCGGCCGCGAGACGAGACCTTTGCCGGTGAGAATTGAATTCTCGTAAACCGTAAGCACTTTGCTCATTTATCGCACATACATGTGCACTATAGTTAGAGCATCACTCTCCCGGGAGAGATCTGTCAAGGAAGGCCCGCATGAATCGACCGGACGGCGCTCAGGCGTCCGCGGGTGCGAGCGCGCCGGGTTCGCAGACCCTGGCCCGCGGACTGAACGCGCTCCAGTTGGTGGCGGCCGCCCCGACGGGGTTGACCGTCGCCGAGGTCGCCGACGAGATCGGTGTGCACCGGACGATCGCGTACCGGTTGCTCAGCACCCTTGCCCAGTTCCGGTTCGTCGCCAAGGGCGAAGACGGCAGGTACCGCTCGGCAGCTGCCCTTGC contains:
- a CDS encoding alpha/beta hydrolase; protein product: MADYESVWSDLQGVPFSQGYLDAGGVRTRYLHAGDPAKPALVFLHGSGGHAEAYVRNLEAHAEHFSTWSIDMLGHGYTDKPGHPLEIPHYVDHLAAFLDAVDAPRAHISGESLGGWVAARFAADRPEKVDHLVLNTAGGSQADPEVMQRIITLSMAAAENPTWETVQARIKWLMADKTKDYDDIVASRQRVYRQPGFVDAMRDIMALQDPVIRARNLLGPKEYGAIAAPTLVVWTSDDPTADVEEGRRMASMIPGARFEVMPGCGHWPQYEDPKTFDRLHLDFLLGRA